ATCAACAGACAGTTGCCTTGGAAATATGCTCAGTGTCACCTATGTTATATAAAAACTCctaatggcaaaaaaatgaaGTACAACAAATAGATGTTTTTTCAAACTGAGAGCATGTCCATGATGTGTCAAATGAGCAATATAAGGGCTGAGAATATTGTTCAGATAAATGATCGATTGTGCAGAAAGATTGGGTTACAGCATGTTACATCCCATGGCTAATTGCATTGTTTTACCTCATTTTACTATCGCAAGGCCCAAAGTGTCAGAGAAAGGCTAAATGGAGAGGCTAAAAGCAAAGATAAATGACTAAGCAAATCAAATAGCTaataggaaaaggaaaagaagcgGGGAAATGGAATAGCAAATCAGTTTAGCCTAGAACAAAGTCTACCAAACAATTCAGTTACCTGTCTATATTTGGATAAATCTCAAAGTCCAAACAACTAAAAAAGAGTTCATATTTGAGAGAAAAGGGTTCcgaaaaacattaaaaaattaactcaCAATTTTGCTTTTCAAGATTTAAATTGTGATAATTGATCAAGGAATTACTTAGATGTTGTTGGAGCATTTTCCATGATCCATAATACTgtaacaaaatacatttctttgcaAACTAATTTATCATAgttaatatattgtattttctagCTTTAATTCTTCaaagtaataataatggtaaAGTGAACCATTTCATCAAATCAATTTTGAGTGTGGTTTTAACAGTGGAATATAATTTTCCTAAAAATAAGTCATTTAATTGTGGCATGATATTAATTCCCAAATATTTGACACCTTCCTATGTCCAAAGAaatggacatttattttttttttttaacttttgagtTAAAGTCATATGCaagatacaattttttttttaaaaataaatgtattttataccATACATACTTCCCAAATTGTTCTATTGTATTAAGTGAATGTGATACTGACTTATCTGGctctgttaaaaataaaaatatatcatttgcATAGAGGGATTTTTTATGTTCAATATCAGTGATTATTACACCTTTAATATTGTGTTGTCTCTATTACATGATGCTAAAGGTCCAATAATTAATGCAAGCAACTGTGCTGACAGCCCTGGATCTTTTCCCCTCTTGAAGTACAGTAATGTGTGCTAAGTTCATTAATTTAAGAAGTACCTTATTTTCACAAAAGTTAGTTATCATCGACATACAAATTAGATTTAGGTCTTCCCaaaattccttttaaaattcCCTTTAAAATTTAACTGGAAAACAATCTGGTCCTGGACTCTTGTTGGCAGGCATTGACTTAATTATTGACAAGACTTATGATTCCATAAAAGGAGCATTGATATTCTGCTGATGGCACTCTGACAGCTTTGGCAGTTTTAGGTTCTTATGGTGAGCCATTTGTAAGTTATACAGCTTCctataacatttaaaaaaaaaatcataattcaTCTAGTTTGGATTGTGAATTATCTCTGTGTTGTGTTACTGGGATTACTTTTTgagttggtttttgttttaattcatgaGCTAATAGTTTCCCTGGTTTATTGTCAAATTCATGGtatttttttgtgcttaaaatgatttattgttcCTCTTATATTCCTCAGAAATATCAAGATTAAGTTTACTTTTGGCAACCATTAACTTTTTCGAGTTCTTCTCTGAAGTTACCTTTTTATAGGGTGCTTCACATCATTCTACGTCTTTCTCAAATTAGTgccatttcttgtttttcctaaATGCAAATATGAAATGATTTGGCCCCTTAAAGTTGCTTTAGCAGCTTCCCAAATGATTTCCTGTATATAAAGTCATATTGACTCCTTTAACTTGAGTTTAAATTTGGTGTCTGGGTTTAATGAGATATATAATTTCCAGTGTTTACGTTTTAAGCATTGTGTGTCCCGTTGGATATTTATGTGGATTCTAGCATGGACTGATAGAATAATGGGACAAATATCACAATTTTAACATTATGCAAGGgcataaaaaaagtaatctatTCACAAGTATGACTTGTGAGCATTTGAAaagaaagtgtatttttttcaattggATTTAACTTTCACCACACAATCAAGAGAGTTTAAGagattgaattttaaatttgacaaatCTAGCTTGGTCAGATTTGTCTGAATCACGGTTTAACGTAACATTAAAATCTCTGCACATTATTTCAAAGCCTTTACAACCGTCATTAAACAGTAACACCATATCTGACATAAATACTGGCTTGTCTGTATTAGGGGGATTTATATAAAGAGAAATTATATGTGTTCTACCCATTACACCCATACAAAAGCACTGCTGTAATAATCTATTGGGATTTCTTTTAACAATGCCTATTAAATTCAAATATCAAATTCCAAAATGCAGATGAAGACCGGCGTCAACATTTGCACAAATCTTTCTACTTATCATATTCATCTAGCGTTAAAGAATTGCTACAACAATCAGCAGGTTAAATAATAAAGTAGTTTCACGCATCTATTACACAGCCAGTACAAACTGTAACTGAGAATAAGTTGGGCCATGCAGAGACAGGAAAGTTGGGGACAACAACATTAATATACTGTCTAAATACAATTTTTGGCTGGCTTTCCCTTAACTTACGCTATTTTACTGTGTTATATTTGGTTACATTATTTCCTTATTACGTATTGCATGTGGCATTTGAAATGAGAGTGCATGGCAAAAGTATTGCCCTTAccatttgcaaaaaatattattatttatcaactaacatttttttatgtaaaggaATTCACTTCCAGGTTCCAACCACCAATATCAACTTTAGGTAACACCTAAGCCTAAACCTGCCTGAGAAGTAGGCTAGGGTTATAAAACAGGTTAACTTTAATGGTCAGCTCCTCTCCTTGACCGGGGGCTTTTGTGTAATAGGAAACCGGGGATTTGCTTTAAACGTCCATTTAACGGATCTAGTAAACGGGTTAATGGCCGATCCCCATCCCCACGGCCAGACCCATATTCGCCGCGCTGTGTATTCTGGGAACATACAGTAGTTTCAAGATGGCGGCGAGCAGGAGGCTGGCCAAGGTAAATTTCCCGATCTCgttattttcatacattttttttatttataacgATATATTAGCGACTTGTGGACGCATTCCTTTGTCGCCAAAACTCATATAAGGTAATGTTGTTGTGTGAAGACACATTCAGTGCCTGCTTTTAGCTgtaaagtatatttaaaaaatgagaggTCACTACTGTCCACCCATCAGACCTAATAGTATTGCTAGGCAGAAAAGCACCGGTAAATTAGGCCAGAGAGAGACTAGAGTCAGCCCCCCGAAAACCACCAACGAACTAATGTTTCGTTTACCAGCCAGCACTGGCTTTCAGGTAGATATCGGTTGTATGACCGATGGAGCGAGTATAAATGTGGCCAACATAATACCGTGAGCGAGTTTCCGCTGCATAAGGCGTTTGCTAATCAGCTAACTTGCCTAGCTCAGATCTGAGCTGTGTTTCAGCTAGCTAGCCAGTGAGCGTCTACCAATCTCACAGTCAGCCGGGTTTGGGAGTCGTCCTCAGGGTATGGGTGAGCACGAACTAAGTGTAAATTCACAGCTAACATTTGTCACTGCTGTTATGTGAAAGCGAcacacagcaaatgttttgtgtCGTTTTGAAAAGTTGTGATAACACATTACGCAAGGTCTATGTTAACCTATCCGTTTGCATGTGATTAACGTTAGGTTGTGTGCTGCTCTTCCAGTCCGCAGCTCCTTTTTTCCAGACAAATTACCATACCAGTAAATTAAACGGTTAGCttatgttttcagtgtttgaattgTAAAGATTGTTCACTTAAATTGCAAGCTGCCATTCACATAATGAGGAAACTTTTATGTGAAAGTAAAAGTCAGTAGAAATGTCACTGCTGTTGGCCCATAAAAAGAGTGGTGTTAATTATTAACTGGACCTCTTTCGATTTCGCATAATTACTTTAAGATAATTCCATTATAGAAAATGTTGATGTCATATCTCAGGATTTTTAAGAACCAGAagaagcaactttttttttttttttaggcaaagTGGCAATTTGCTACATTGTGTGAGAACATGTGACATCAGTGTACAGTTTGAGACTTCAAACCATAACAAATGTAATCAGAGATTGTTTGGTAATTCAACACtgtgtaaaaaagtaaaaaataccCTGGTAACATATGCTTTATGTACTATTGTGATCCTAACACCTGACGTGCTGTTTTCTAGACAAGTCATTAAGACTTCGTACAACAACTACTTTGAGCTTGACGATAGACACAACAACTACTTTGAGCTTGACGATAGACACAACAATATATAGCTTTCAAAATTAGTTGCAGAACAGAACAAGGAAATCAGcctaaaaaaagactgaagctTGAGCAAAGTATTGCCTTGGTTAACAGCAGTGTTTCAGCGAGCAAAATGAGGCTATAGTTTAGACCGTTGCCTAGTAACTAAATTAAATTGATCACAAAAGATGAGAATCCATCAGGATATACCACACTTACCTCAGCAGAATACAGTGATTTAAGATCAGGCTTACACATCATACCTTTGCTTTATGGGAATTAATTAGACCAGTATGTCAGAATGTTTGGAAATACAGTGTGTAATTCCCcgtccttttttcccctcaccatAATTTAAGATCTCGGGGAGATCGCCGAACAATCTCGTCCAGCAGCAATGTCTTTATGGGCTAGTTTGAGCACATTCACATTATTAACCCTACTGTCAGGCTGTAATTTTGCTAAACAATGACACAGTCAAATTCTCACGATATAGTCCCACTGAACAGTTCCACTCAAACTCCAATATTGATTGACATCAAGACCTACAAATACTTTTTGATGAACctgttgtatgtatgtataagtgtgtataatgtgtttgtgtgtataatgtgtatgtatatgtgtgtataatgtgtatgtatatgtatttgtgtataatgtgtataatgtgtatgtatatgtatttgtgtataatgtgtttgtgtgtgtgtgtgtgtataatgtgtgtgtgtgtgtgtgtgtataatgtgtgtgtgtgtgtgtgtgtgtgtgtgtgtgtgtgtgtgtgtgtgtgtataatgtgtgtgtgtgtgtgtgtataatgtgtgtgtgtgtgtgtgtgtataatgtgtgtgtgtgtgtgtgtataatgtgtgtgtgtgtgtgtgtgtgtgtataatgtgtgtgtgtgtgtgtgtgtgtgtataatgtgtgtgtgtgtgtgtgtataatgtgtgtgtgtgtgtgtgtgtgtgtgtgtgtgtataatgtgtgtgtgtgtgtgtgtgtgtgtgtgtgtgtgtgtgtgtgtgtgtgtgtgtgtgtgtgtgtgtgtataatgtgtgtgtgtgtgtgtgtgtgtgtgtgtgtgtgtgtgtataatgtgtgtgtgtgtgtgtgtgtgtgtgtgtgtgtataatgtgtgtgtgtgtgtgtgtatatatgtatatgtgtgtgtgtgtgtgtgtgtgtgtgtgtgtgtgtatgtgtgtgtgtgtgtgtgtgtgtgtgtgtgtgtgtatatgtgtgtgtgtgtgtgtgtgtgtgtgtatatgtatatgtgtgtgtgtgtgtgtgtgtgtgtatatgtatgtgtgtgtgtgtgtgtgtgtgtgtgtgtatatgtatgtgtgtgtgtgtgtatatgtatgtgtgtgtgtgtgtgtatatgtatgtgtgtgtgtgtgtgtgtgtgtgtgtgtgtgtgtgtgtgtgtgtgtgtgtgtgtgtgtatgtgtgtgtgtgtgtgtgtgtgtgtgtgtgtgtgtgtgtgtgtaatgtgtgtgtgtgtgtgtgtgtgtgtgtgtgtgtgtgtgtgtgtgtgtgtgtgtgtgtgtgtgtgtaatgtgtgtgtgtaatgtgtgtgtgtgtgtgtgtgtgtgtgtgtgtgtgtgtgtgtgtgtgtgtgtgtgtgtgtgtgtgtgtgtgtgtgtgtgtgtgtgtgtgtgtgtatatgtgtgtgtgtgtgtgtgtgtgtgtatgtgtgtgtgtgtgtgtatatgtgtgtgtgtgtgtgtgtgtgtgtatgtgtgtgtgtgtgtgtgtgtgtgtgtgtggggtatatgtgtgtgtgtgtgtgtgtgtgtgtgtgtatgtgtgtgtgtgtgtgtgtgtgtgtgtgtgtgtgtgtgtgtgtgtgtgtgtgtgtgtgtgtgtgtgtgtggggtatatgtgtgtgtgtgtgtgtgggtgtgtgtgtgtgtgtgggggtgtgtgtgtgtgggggtgtgtgtgtgggggtgtgtgggggtgtgtgtgtgtgtgtgtgtgtgtgtgtgtgtgtgtgtgtgtgtgtgtgtgtgtgtgtgtgtgtgtgtatatatatatatgtgtgtatatatatatatatatatgtgtgtatatatatatgtgtgtatatatatatatatatatatatatatatatatatatatatatatatatatatatatatatgtatttatatgtgtatacgtatttgtatatgaatgtatgcatatgtgtacaCGTATTTGTATGTgaatgtatacatatgtgtacaCGTATTTGTATGTgaatgtatacatatgtgtacacgtatttgtatgtgtgtatatgtgtgtgtgtatatatgtatagatgtgtatatgtataaatatgtatttgcatatatatatatatgaatgtattcATGGGTATGTCtctctgtgtatattttttacGTGTGCATTTGAATATGACTCTGATTTGCTGACATATAAATGGAAAAGTagtaaaaatcttttttattcaaatttagaCTGCCATATAGagttttaaattacattatgttTCAAGCAAAATTTAGTCTAACTTCTACTGTCATCGGAAAGagtgtagacacacacatactaccTCCATTACCTAAAGTTAACATGATCATATCAGTTTCATTCACCAAAAATTTTGACTACCCTCGCCAACTTCCTATTGCAAGTAAAATTTTTGTAAAGCAAAACTGAAGGTAACACCTTTAGTAATTGAACCAGGGATCTCGGATTTTGTGGGTGAGATCCTTTCCACCTGTGCCACCCATCACCTCCCCTTTAGCAACAATGTTGAGCACTAGCTCCCTTCTGCCACATTTGAGACACAGTGAGACCTTCAGGAATCAATAAGTAGAATTGAAAAGCAATGAaacctgttttttaaaaatagcagtACTTGTACTAAAGGACAGTTCATAAGTAAAATTAGTAAAAGCTATTTTTTTGAGTTTCCATTCGTTCTGTCACCTCGGGATCTAGCCTCcctgttttgacatttttcacttctgTAATATACATTGTCTGCTTCTTCTCTCAGGAACTTGAAGAGATTCGCAGGTCTGGCATGAAGAACTTCAGAAACATTCAAGTTGAGGAATCAAACCTATTGTCATGGCAAGGGCTCATTGTTCCTGTAGGTAGCTGTTCCTTGTTTGACTGCTTTGACATCATTAGGCCCACAGTTTCCTTTACTAACCTCCATCTCTCACTTTCAGGACAACCCCCCTTATGACAAAGGTGCGTTCAGGATTGAAATTATTTTCCCCACGGAATACCCTTTCAAGCCTCCGAAGATCACATTCAAGACAAAGATCTATCACCCCAACATTGATGAGAAGGGCCAGGTGTGCTTGCCTGTGATCAGTGCAGAGAACTGGAAGCCTGCCACCAAAACTGACCAAGGTGGGTGTGTTACTGATACAGAGGGGCTCCGTAGTAAGCTGATGCTACATAATCAGTCTTTGTCATAAATCTCACAAAACTCAAACTTAAActcatatgtttgtgtttaatttgttaATATAAGAAATTGACTTAAATGATACAGTGGCATGAACAAGCATCCCTGGTCAAAGTTTCTGTTACTATGAATAGATAAGTGAGGAGAAGATGagctgatctccaaaaggcatgaaattaaatatgaaacattcttttcatcattttaggCAAGATTAGCctattatttttgtattgtgcAATAGGAAAAAAGGAATGGACTGCAATGAAAACAGGGAAATTATGTTATAGATacattatcagaaaaatgcCATAAATCCAATGTTAAGTAGCTGGAGCAAAAAGTaaattaccacaaaaaaaagataaaattttCATGACCAAGGTTTTGTCATGGTGTCTTTAAAGTAATGTCACTGCTTCAAGCAtcaaaaaagttgaacctggtTCAACTTCTGCTGTGCACTCTGCTTTGGCCAATCACATAACATGCGAGTGCACATACAAACCCGGATTACCCAGATTGTATTTCACTGTCTCACTGGTAAATGATAAACGCATTGTTTAACACAGGCCAAATGTCTGCCTGAATACAGTCCAAGAACTTAATAGAGGAATATTATACAAGGCCtgcttacatttttaatgcagtcctcttcaaaaaatataacactTCTCCTGATGTATTCATGACAAAGAGATATAATAATTGGGTACAAATTTCATTTAAGTCTAGTTCTGTATAATTGTTCTCCACATGGCATCAGTAGGTCTACTGAaaggtaaagagagagaagagaatgaAATAGCACTGGTTCATAACTTCATTTGGTTTCATTGTGATTAGGTAGTAAATGAATATACtgatatacagctctggaaaatatttaagaaaccattgcaaaattatcagtttctctgattttactatttataggtatgtgttggagtaaaatgaacatttttgttttattctataaactactgacaacatttctcccaaattccaaataaaaatattgtcctttagagcatttatttttcagaaaatgacaaatggtcaaaataaagaaaaaagatgcagtgttttcagacctcaaataatgcaaagaaaacaagttcatattgatttttaaacactatactaatgttttaactaaagaagagttcagaaatcaatatttggtggaataaccccgattttcaatcacagctttcatgcgtcttggcatactctccaccagtctttcacattgctgttgggtgactttatgccactcttGGCACAAAAAATCCAGCaactcagctttgtttgatggcttgtgaccatccatcatcctcttgatcacattccagaggttttcaatggggttcaggtctggagattgggctggccatgacagggtcttaTCTGGTGGtgcttcatccacaccttgattgacctagtTGTGTGGCATGGCATGACAAACCATTCttcagagttggggaacattgtcagagcagaaggaagcaagttttcttccaggataaccttgtacgtggcttgattcatgcgtccttcacaaagacgcatctgcccgattccagccttgctgaagtACCCCCAGATCATAActgatcctccaccaaatttcacagtgggtgcgagacactgtggcttgtatgcctctccaggtctccgtctaaccattagatgACCAGGTAACCTTGATatcatcctacggttgctgagtgacatttgaatgagttgacggtcatcccggtcagtggagagttgTTTCCGTCCTCTGCCGGTCTGtggctttgttgtccccaatgtctgctgcttgaccttgttcttatgaaccgccgtcttagaaaattttaaggatggaagaaacctgacgctcactgtatccctctgccagtaaagccagaatcgagcccttctttttctcactcaaaacttttcttttggcatggtttatagtttttttttttttttattccaattacttttgagtgatactagcactgtttttgccatccagctggtcctgtTGCAAGAGAATAATGATGACCACAGCAaaggtttttatacttttcctcgttaaataagatttggttcaggtgatcacctaatcagtacctcattaagcAGAATGAGGTGGGCTTGTGTcggaattcaacagacactggaatggaatggctgtcatacatgtagagatgctgatttcagaaaaatttacAGTGGTCTCctaatttttttccagagctgtatgtAGAGATATATTGTAGCTCTCAGCAGTGCTCCAGTGCAAATTTAGTGCACTGCTTAATGTTGAAAAGTGGTACGGATGGATTGGTGGTACTTCGCGGACAACAtctatttaaaatctgtttattattattttgtgacaGTGTTAAAGAAATCACATTAAGAGAACATACTGCACCAAGGTTAGTCATTACTGCAAAACAATTTATAAAGtaataagataataataataacaataacagttATGCAGCTTAGtcctttatttttgtgttttttgtcaaatcACATCGTTCTCTCAGGGCCCGAGGGTCGATGTTGGATTTAGGAAACTGAAATTAGCCACTGAAGGTAACTAAGCTCTAATTTGATGGTGAGGTGGACACATTTCCTTATTCTCAGCTGATAGATGAGCAGCTAGAGGGAAAGTGCATTCAGTAATTCAGACTACTTtacttttttcccattttgttatgttgtaaCCTTATgttaaaatcgtttaaattcctttttccactcatcaatctacaatcaataatgaaagtgtTTGTcaataaagacaaagtgaaaacagattttttaaattttttgcaaatctattaaaaaggaataactgaaatataacactgacataaaTGTTCAGACCCTCTGCTATGGTGCCTTTTCTAGCTCAGGTGCCTTTCATTTCTCATggtcatctttgagatgtttatacaccttgattggagtccacttTTGGTAAATTCAATCAATTGGACATGATTTAGAAAGGAaaacacctgtctatataaggtgtcacagctgacaatgcatagCAGATCGAAAACCAAGCAATGAGGTCTAAGTGCTCTGAagtgcctgcagagctcagggacaggattgtgttgaggcacagatctggggaaggctacaaacaaaaattctgctgcattgaaggttcccaggagcacagtgccctccataattcttaaattgaagaagtttggaacaaccaggattcttcctagagctggccgactggccaaactgagcagtTGGCAAAGAAGGGCCTTGGgaagagaggtgaccaagaacccgtTGGTCACTCTGGCTGGGCGCCAAAGATCCTGTGTGGAGttgggagaaacttccagaagaaTGGAAAAGCATGGTGGTGGAAGCATCATGCTCTGGGGGTGTTTTTCAATGGGAGGGACAAGGAGATTGGTCAGATTTGAGGGATAGTTGAAcaaagcaaagtacagagatatccttaatgaaaaccaagtccagagcactcaggaccaCAGACAATGCCGAAGGTTTACCTCCCAACAGGACACGGACCCTAAGTACACAGCCAAGACATCGTAGGAGTTGATTAGGGaaaactctgtgaatgtccttgagtggcccagccagagccctgacatgaacccaatcaaacatctctggagagacctgacagagcttgagaggatctgcagagaagaatggcagaaattCCCAAATCTAGGTTTGCAAAGCTTGTtgcatcatacccaagaagactcggGGCTGTAACCACTGGCAaaagtgcttcaactaagtactgactaaagggtctgaatacttctgtcaatgtgatatttcaattttcctttttaataaatttggatagaatttttaaaattctgtgtttgctttgtcattatggggtattgagtgcaaactgagagaa
Above is a genomic segment from Xiphias gladius isolate SHS-SW01 ecotype Sanya breed wild chromosome 19, ASM1685928v1, whole genome shotgun sequence containing:
- the LOC120804876 gene encoding ubiquitin-conjugating enzyme E2 L3 isoform X1 produces the protein MAASRRLAKELEEIRRSGMKNFRNIQVEESNLLSWQGLIVPDNPPYDKGAFRIEIIFPTEYPFKPPKITFKTKIYHPNIDEKGQVCLPVISAENWKPATKTDQVIQSLIALVNDPQPEHPLRADLAEEYSKDRKKFLKNAEEFTKKHGEKRPMD
- the LOC120804876 gene encoding ubiquitin-conjugating enzyme E2 L3 isoform X2, which produces MKNFRNIQVEESNLLSWQGLIVPDNPPYDKGAFRIEIIFPTEYPFKPPKITFKTKIYHPNIDEKGQVCLPVISAENWKPATKTDQVIQSLIALVNDPQPEHPLRADLAEEYSKDRKKFLKNAEEFTKKHGEKRPMD